From a single Gimesia fumaroli genomic region:
- a CDS encoding leucine-rich repeat domain-containing protein, translated as MKRLKNAGATVRYTWFGVSSMPAFLRPHLQFINLPVKPRVFNIDANNHQVSDETLHDLERMTYLSFLKLENCNVTDATLERLKGLENIRELNLRGTNITDQGLRHLENKPYLLSINLEQTAVTPATVNRLQSKINQLKENLTSSTQRDKKLVITISNKQSPPEQLPASSVKSD; from the coding sequence GTGAAGAGACTAAAGAATGCCGGAGCAACCGTTCGCTATACCTGGTTCGGAGTCAGCAGCATGCCAGCGTTTCTCAGACCGCATTTGCAATTCATCAATCTCCCTGTCAAACCCAGAGTCTTTAATATCGATGCGAATAATCACCAGGTTTCCGATGAAACATTACATGATCTCGAACGAATGACCTATCTCAGTTTTTTGAAACTGGAAAACTGTAACGTCACTGACGCCACATTAGAGCGTCTAAAGGGTCTCGAAAACATTCGAGAACTCAACCTGAGAGGGACGAATATTACCGATCAGGGTCTGCGTCACCTGGAAAACAAACCCTATCTGCTTTCGATCAATCTGGAACAGACAGCTGTCACGCCCGCTACCGTGAATCGGCTACAGTCCAAGATCAATCAGCTCAAAGAGAACCTGACTTCCAGCACACAGAGGGACAAAAAGCTGGTGATTACTATTTCAAACAAACAGAGTCCACCAGAGCAGTTACCTGCATCGTCCGTAAAATCAGATTGA
- a CDS encoding VOC family protein — translation MEVNHLDHLVLTVINIETTLTFYETVLGMQRVSFGAGRYALTFGNQKINLHEVGHEFEPKAEHVQAGSADLCFILKTPVEEAIKDLQSQGVEIIAGPVERTGALGKIRSAYFRDPDGNLIEVSNYAD, via the coding sequence ATGGAAGTCAACCATCTGGATCACTTGGTCTTAACGGTGATAAACATCGAAACGACGCTGACGTTTTACGAGACCGTATTGGGCATGCAGCGAGTGTCGTTCGGTGCAGGGCGGTATGCACTGACATTTGGCAATCAGAAAATTAATCTGCACGAAGTAGGACACGAATTTGAACCCAAGGCCGAGCACGTGCAGGCTGGCAGTGCGGATCTCTGTTTCATTCTTAAAACCCCGGTAGAAGAAGCGATCAAAGATCTACAAAGCCAGGGCGTGGAAATCATTGCCGGCCCCGTAGAGCGAACCGGCGCTCTTGGGAAAATCAGGTCTGCCTATTTCCGTGATCCTGATGGGAATCTGATTGAAGTCTCGAATTATGCGGACTAA
- a CDS encoding GntP family permease: protein MDQSAWVIVVILSGVAIVIGGVLFFRLHAFLALLAGAICVGVLTPAQQIEETALRKNKLKIIEVSKDNRQIVVEVDQAGTIQPGMMLMILGTNQPNFPLIPIAETEVQRVTAKFTEGNKKISIADLSIRDDSASRQISLDDFAITPSNYQAAIVQGKQSVGERVAAGFGSTCAKIGILIALAAIIGMCLLESGAAERIVRSSVNFVGEKLAPLAFMASGFLLAIPVFFDTVFYLLIPLGKAMRFRTGKNYLLYVLAIVTGGTMAHSLVPPTPGPLFVAEQLGVDIATMMIGGMIVGSIAAFFGLGYAVMINKRCVLPFRDSADVTKEDLTKLASSKLEDLPGLCLSLTPIVLPVLLIAGSTMLKFESIKNLCSPEVQSLIKTLGNKNLALGIATIIALGTLIRQKKSSMADLSTSIQAALSTGGVIILITAAGGAFGGVLQQTGVSFLIESLPDVSPLMLVTLAFLITTAIRSAQGSSTVAMITTVGILGGIAESTALGFHPVYLALAIGCGSKPISWMNDSGFWVIGKMSGMTEGETLKYVTPMTALMGIAGLVVVLLGVQFFPMA from the coding sequence ATGGATCAGAGCGCTTGGGTCATCGTTGTTATCTTGTCAGGGGTGGCCATCGTGATTGGTGGCGTCCTGTTTTTTCGCCTGCACGCCTTTCTGGCGTTATTGGCAGGGGCCATTTGTGTAGGCGTTTTGACGCCCGCTCAACAGATTGAAGAGACAGCCCTCCGAAAAAACAAGCTCAAAATCATTGAGGTCAGCAAAGACAATCGCCAGATCGTCGTGGAGGTTGATCAGGCGGGCACCATTCAGCCCGGCATGATGCTGATGATTCTAGGCACAAATCAACCCAACTTCCCCTTGATTCCGATTGCCGAGACGGAAGTCCAGCGCGTGACCGCGAAGTTTACGGAAGGGAATAAAAAAATCAGCATCGCCGACCTCAGTATCCGCGATGACAGTGCCAGCCGTCAGATCAGCCTGGACGATTTTGCGATTACGCCCTCCAATTATCAGGCCGCCATCGTGCAGGGCAAACAATCGGTGGGAGAACGCGTCGCAGCCGGCTTCGGTTCCACCTGTGCCAAGATCGGCATTTTGATTGCACTCGCCGCCATCATCGGCATGTGTCTGCTGGAAAGTGGAGCCGCCGAACGCATTGTTCGTTCCTCCGTGAATTTTGTCGGCGAGAAACTGGCACCGTTGGCATTCATGGCGAGCGGTTTTTTATTAGCCATTCCAGTCTTCTTCGATACGGTTTTCTATCTGTTAATTCCACTGGGGAAAGCCATGCGCTTTCGCACAGGCAAGAACTACCTCCTGTATGTGCTGGCGATTGTCACCGGGGGCACGATGGCCCATTCGCTGGTCCCTCCCACACCCGGCCCACTGTTTGTCGCCGAGCAACTGGGCGTTGATATCGCCACGATGATGATTGGCGGCATGATCGTCGGCAGTATCGCCGCCTTCTTCGGTTTGGGGTACGCGGTGATGATCAACAAACGCTGCGTCCTGCCGTTCCGCGATTCCGCTGACGTGACTAAAGAAGACCTCACCAAACTGGCCTCCAGCAAACTGGAAGATCTCCCGGGGCTCTGTTTATCGCTGACACCGATTGTGCTGCCCGTGTTGTTGATCGCCGGCTCGACGATGTTGAAATTTGAATCGATCAAAAATCTCTGTTCGCCTGAAGTGCAATCGTTGATCAAGACACTCGGAAACAAAAACCTGGCGCTGGGCATCGCCACCATCATCGCCCTCGGTACGCTGATTCGACAGAAGAAATCGTCCATGGCGGACCTTTCCACATCCATTCAGGCGGCCCTCTCAACGGGGGGCGTGATTATTCTGATCACGGCAGCCGGCGGTGCCTTTGGCGGTGTGTTACAACAGACGGGCGTCAGCTTTCTGATTGAATCCCTGCCCGATGTCTCTCCGCTGATGCTGGTCACACTGGCGTTTCTGATTACCACCGCGATCCGCAGTGCCCAGGGCTCATCGACCGTCGCCATGATTACCACCGTCGGCATTCTGGGCGGAATCGCCGAATCGACGGCGCTCGGCTTTCACCCGGTTTACCTGGCACTGGCGATCGGCTGCGGCTCGAAACCGATCTCCTGGATGAACGACAGCGGCTTCTGGGTCATCGGAAAAATGAGTGGCATGACCGAAGGCGAAACTCTAAAATACGTCACGCCCATGACGGCTCTGATGGGCATCGCCGGTTTGGTCGTTGTTCTGTTAGGTGTGCAGTTTTTCCCAATGGCGTGA
- a CDS encoding DUF1549 domain-containing protein, whose product MMSFSVKRTTQIVCLFLFTVSVPLCQSSTFAATKSSTQSKKLQRVDETTLAEKLDQLIEAELKKSKIEPAPLANDEDFLRRVTFDLAGRKPTSSEVILFGLDSNPDKRKAVINDLLKSEEYGVNWARYWRDVIYLRATDARSRLNEGSFVTWMTSQLNENTSWDQITTELLTATGDVRENGNTALMFAHQGDPAELAAETSRIFLGIQIQCANCHDHPTDKWKRDSFHELAAFFPRVRVRPVRDAMPRTFEVVSMNQNGNQFAQRMKMLQDPTMLFRAYDRNRDGKLTEREVQRTRMARGFERLVSRADKDGDKALTAEELKSIPVPDNARRFMSEYYMPDLNNPTSAGTVVHPVLFVDKKSPGKGLDDLDRRETLSKFLTSKSNPWFARAIVNRLWAEMLGEGFYMPIDDIGPERSAVYPEVLDALADGFTASGYDLKWLCRTITNTRAYQREMQKRTEGQLNTPFAAQSPTRLRGDQIFTAITQVFGVDDLQANPNRGDRRFRASRTGRGQFSSLFTFDPSTSQEEITGDVPQALFMMNSTSINGLLGTNRNTKLAQIAKDYPDNKDAVQELYLLTLSREPSKSELKICLDYFQETSNRAEALEDLMWSLLNSSEFITKR is encoded by the coding sequence ATGATGAGTTTTTCCGTGAAACGAACGACACAAATAGTTTGTCTTTTTCTATTTACAGTGTCGGTCCCATTATGCCAGTCTTCCACTTTCGCAGCAACAAAGAGTTCAACACAATCGAAGAAACTGCAAAGAGTCGACGAAACGACGCTGGCAGAAAAACTCGATCAACTGATTGAAGCGGAGCTGAAGAAATCAAAAATCGAGCCGGCACCGCTGGCCAATGATGAAGACTTTCTCCGCCGTGTGACCTTTGATCTGGCAGGACGAAAGCCGACTTCATCGGAAGTGATTCTGTTTGGACTGGATTCTAACCCCGACAAGCGGAAAGCGGTCATCAATGACTTACTCAAGTCGGAAGAGTACGGCGTCAACTGGGCACGTTACTGGCGGGATGTGATTTATCTGCGGGCCACCGATGCGCGTTCCCGTCTGAATGAAGGTTCGTTCGTCACCTGGATGACGTCACAACTCAATGAAAATACAAGCTGGGATCAGATCACCACGGAGCTGTTGACCGCCACCGGTGATGTCCGCGAAAATGGAAACACGGCGTTGATGTTCGCCCATCAGGGTGATCCGGCTGAACTGGCGGCAGAAACGTCACGCATCTTTCTGGGAATTCAGATTCAGTGTGCCAACTGCCATGATCATCCGACCGACAAATGGAAGCGGGACAGTTTTCATGAACTGGCGGCGTTCTTCCCTCGTGTGCGAGTGCGTCCGGTGCGTGATGCGATGCCGCGGACGTTTGAAGTGGTCTCGATGAACCAGAACGGCAACCAGTTTGCACAACGCATGAAAATGCTGCAAGATCCGACGATGCTGTTTCGTGCCTACGACCGTAACCGGGATGGCAAACTGACGGAACGCGAAGTCCAGCGTACCCGCATGGCGCGGGGCTTTGAACGGCTGGTTTCCCGTGCTGACAAAGACGGAGATAAAGCATTAACCGCCGAAGAGTTGAAAAGTATCCCGGTGCCCGACAACGCCCGTCGATTCATGTCGGAATATTATATGCCTGACTTGAACAACCCCACATCTGCCGGGACGGTCGTGCATCCGGTCTTATTTGTCGATAAAAAATCTCCCGGTAAAGGTCTGGACGATCTGGATCGCCGGGAAACACTTTCAAAATTTCTCACATCAAAATCCAATCCCTGGTTTGCACGAGCGATTGTGAATCGTCTCTGGGCGGAAATGCTGGGAGAAGGGTTCTACATGCCCATAGATGATATCGGCCCCGAACGCAGTGCCGTCTACCCGGAAGTGCTCGACGCTTTGGCCGATGGTTTCACCGCCAGCGGATACGATTTGAAATGGCTCTGCCGTACGATTACCAACACGCGGGCCTATCAGAGAGAAATGCAGAAGCGAACAGAGGGGCAACTAAACACCCCGTTTGCTGCCCAATCCCCCACTCGTTTGCGAGGCGATCAGATTTTCACGGCCATCACGCAGGTATTTGGCGTGGATGACCTGCAGGCCAATCCCAACCGCGGTGATCGACGTTTCCGTGCCAGCCGAACGGGCCGCGGACAATTCAGCAGTCTGTTTACCTTTGATCCTTCCACATCACAAGAAGAGATCACCGGAGACGTTCCGCAGGCATTGTTCATGATGAATTCCACATCCATCAACGGCTTGCTGGGAACAAACCGGAATACGAAGCTGGCACAGATCGCCAAGGATTATCCTGATAACAAAGACGCCGTGCAGGAACTGTATCTGCTGACGCTCTCACGAGAGCCGAGCAAATCGGAATTGAAGATATGCCTGGATTATTTTCAGGAAACCAGCAATCGTGCAGAAGCGCTGGAGGATCTGATGTGGAGTCTCCTCAATTCCAGTGAGTTCATTACTAAACGCTGA
- a CDS encoding DUF1501 domain-containing protein, whose product MSLYHHQHVQTSRRGFSRRSFLRNVSMGALAAGTFSFHDLMSVSAEELRKQGRSMILLWMAGGPSQFETFDPKPNTSSAGDKSAIQTSVSGIEISEDWKNTAKVMSDIALIRSMTNKEGNHQRATYQMHTGYVPSGSVKHPSLGSNITREIGNRELDIPSIVSVGATTGAGFLGVDYEPFNINNPGNIPNNVAATVPDQRYQKRLGLLGRLDTEFASRGGEVVVKNHSKIYNKASSLVLSPQTEVFDLSKEPDSLRQQYGESNFGKGCLLARRLVEAGSTFIEVRSNGWDNHFNLSEVISPRSKEVDAGMAALITDLKQRGMLDRTLVVWMGEFGRTPKINARAGRDHYPRVFNAALAGGGIKGGQVIGASTDDGSAVKDRPVNVTDLFSSICHSLKVDPKKENMSPLGRPMKIVDGGEVVTELFS is encoded by the coding sequence ATGAGTCTTTATCATCACCAACACGTTCAGACGAGCCGTCGAGGCTTTTCACGCCGCAGCTTTCTCCGCAATGTGTCCATGGGGGCACTGGCTGCGGGAACATTCAGTTTTCACGACTTAATGAGTGTCTCGGCAGAAGAACTCCGCAAGCAGGGCCGTTCGATGATTCTGCTCTGGATGGCGGGGGGACCAAGCCAGTTTGAAACATTTGACCCCAAACCCAACACTTCGAGTGCGGGCGATAAAAGTGCGATTCAAACCTCTGTCTCCGGGATCGAAATATCCGAAGACTGGAAAAATACGGCCAAGGTCATGTCGGATATCGCATTGATTCGTTCGATGACGAACAAAGAAGGCAATCATCAACGTGCCACCTATCAGATGCATACGGGTTATGTGCCCTCGGGCAGCGTAAAGCACCCGAGCCTGGGTTCCAATATTACACGGGAAATTGGCAATCGCGAGCTGGATATACCTTCAATCGTTTCTGTTGGTGCCACCACTGGTGCTGGCTTTCTGGGTGTGGACTATGAGCCATTTAACATCAACAACCCGGGCAATATTCCCAATAATGTGGCGGCAACTGTGCCTGATCAACGCTATCAGAAACGCCTGGGTCTGTTAGGACGCCTCGATACCGAATTTGCGAGTCGCGGCGGTGAAGTAGTCGTGAAGAATCATAGCAAGATTTATAACAAAGCCTCTTCGCTGGTCTTAAGCCCACAGACGGAAGTGTTTGATCTCAGCAAGGAACCCGACTCACTCCGTCAACAGTATGGAGAAAGCAACTTTGGGAAAGGCTGCCTGCTGGCACGCCGCCTGGTGGAAGCGGGTTCGACGTTTATCGAAGTCCGTTCCAATGGCTGGGACAATCACTTTAACCTTTCTGAAGTGATCTCCCCCCGTTCAAAGGAAGTCGACGCGGGAATGGCGGCGCTGATTACCGATCTCAAACAGCGTGGCATGCTGGATCGAACCCTGGTGGTCTGGATGGGTGAATTTGGTCGTACGCCGAAGATCAACGCCCGCGCGGGGCGAGATCATTATCCGCGTGTCTTTAATGCCGCCCTCGCCGGTGGGGGCATCAAAGGGGGACAGGTAATTGGCGCTTCAACCGACGATGGTTCGGCTGTGAAAGATCGCCCCGTGAACGTCACCGATCTCTTCAGCTCAATCTGCCATTCGCTTAAAGTAGACCCGAAGAAGGAAAACATGAGTCCGCTGGGCCGCCCGATGAAAATCGTGGATGGCGGCGAAGTCGTGACCGAACTGTTTTCCTAG
- a CDS encoding alpha-amylase/4-alpha-glucanotransferase domain-containing protein, with the protein MGCRLRLVLVIHNHQPVGNFEGVFEESYQNSYQPFLDVLSEYPDIPFSLHTSGSLMEWLVEAHPEYIDRVRGLAESGQVEILGGPFYEPILAGIPRCDRIGQITAYTDYLKKLFGTPIRGMWVPERVWEQAFVSDLVDAGMEYTLLDDSHFSAAGVRAEKMHGYYLSEDEGRLLKIFPDNETLRYQIPFTDPVETIHYLKEIADHHPHSVVVFGDDGEKFGAWPGTYDHVYRDGWLKRFLDLLRQNSDWLKVTTMSESVDTVSPMGSCYLPDASYREMTEWALTSDRQLELADLKEKFKDVEGFDRLKPYLRGGFWRNFRVKYSELNEMYSRMLLVSNRLQSLEATGVEADDLPILHEARTELYRAQCNCPYWHGAFGGLYLPHLRNAIYKHLIAADTLLEKITHRDANWLEVEAADFNLDARKEVRLASNRLVGFLAPAHGGHLYELDVRGAKHNILATLNRRPEPYHDIIRKAAEERTEGSQNGEDIGKIHNAVRFKQPDLEKKLHYDHSPRKSLVDHFYQPGVDLETVVNGGGELGDFVQGVYLSSLRRTDDYCEVRMTRKGHVGPYEVELTKTVSLAKNAAGTLEFHYELSHLPTDVPLHFGVEFNFAGLAAGASDRYYYNHLGKQLGQLESKLDLEKIDRIGLVDEWLGLDAALDLSSPANIWTFPIETISQSEGGYELVHQSSVVIPHWEFVADEQGRWSVTITLSMDTSAAQAKALSEAATSGA; encoded by the coding sequence ATGGGCTGTCGACTTCGGCTCGTATTAGTCATTCACAACCATCAGCCAGTCGGGAATTTTGAAGGGGTTTTTGAAGAATCCTATCAAAACAGCTATCAACCCTTTCTGGATGTTTTGTCAGAATACCCTGATATCCCTTTTTCTCTCCATACGTCAGGCAGCCTGATGGAATGGCTGGTCGAAGCACATCCCGAGTATATCGATCGAGTACGGGGACTGGCGGAATCCGGACAGGTAGAGATTCTGGGCGGACCATTTTACGAGCCGATTCTGGCGGGCATTCCCCGCTGTGACCGCATCGGTCAGATCACCGCATATACGGATTACCTCAAGAAACTTTTCGGCACGCCGATTCGCGGAATGTGGGTTCCCGAACGCGTTTGGGAACAGGCCTTCGTGTCTGATCTTGTCGATGCTGGCATGGAATACACGCTGTTGGACGATTCCCATTTCAGCGCCGCCGGCGTTCGGGCTGAGAAAATGCACGGGTACTATCTGTCGGAAGATGAAGGCCGCCTGCTCAAAATCTTTCCCGATAACGAAACCCTACGTTATCAGATTCCGTTTACCGACCCTGTCGAAACGATTCACTACCTCAAAGAAATTGCCGACCATCATCCGCACTCCGTTGTTGTATTTGGTGATGACGGCGAAAAGTTTGGCGCCTGGCCGGGCACGTACGATCATGTCTACCGGGATGGCTGGCTGAAGCGTTTTCTTGATTTGCTCCGGCAGAACAGCGACTGGTTAAAAGTCACCACAATGTCCGAGTCCGTTGATACGGTCTCGCCTATGGGAAGCTGTTATCTTCCCGATGCCAGCTATCGTGAGATGACCGAATGGGCGCTCACCTCAGATCGTCAGCTCGAACTGGCTGACCTGAAAGAAAAATTTAAGGACGTCGAAGGCTTTGATCGTTTGAAGCCGTATTTGCGTGGCGGATTCTGGCGCAACTTCCGGGTGAAATATTCGGAACTCAATGAAATGTATTCCCGGATGTTGCTGGTCAGTAATCGGCTGCAAAGTCTGGAAGCGACCGGTGTGGAAGCAGACGACCTGCCCATTCTTCACGAAGCACGTACCGAACTCTATCGCGCACAATGCAACTGCCCGTATTGGCACGGCGCCTTTGGCGGGCTGTATCTCCCTCATCTGCGGAACGCGATCTACAAGCATCTGATTGCCGCAGACACGTTACTCGAAAAAATCACACATCGCGATGCCAACTGGCTGGAAGTCGAAGCCGCTGATTTCAACCTGGATGCCCGCAAGGAAGTCCGTCTGGCCAGCAATCGTCTCGTCGGATTTCTGGCTCCCGCTCACGGCGGTCATCTCTACGAACTGGATGTCCGCGGCGCGAAACACAATATTCTGGCAACACTGAATCGTCGCCCCGAACCGTATCATGACATTATCCGTAAAGCAGCAGAGGAACGGACAGAGGGATCTCAGAACGGCGAGGACATCGGCAAAATTCATAATGCCGTTCGTTTCAAGCAGCCTGACCTGGAAAAGAAGTTGCACTACGATCACAGTCCCCGTAAATCTCTGGTTGATCATTTCTATCAACCCGGCGTAGATCTCGAAACGGTGGTCAACGGCGGCGGAGAATTAGGCGACTTTGTGCAGGGCGTGTATCTCAGCTCGCTGCGTCGCACCGATGATTACTGTGAAGTGCGGATGACCCGTAAAGGGCACGTTGGTCCCTACGAAGTGGAACTGACCAAAACCGTCTCGCTAGCCAAGAATGCAGCGGGCACATTGGAATTCCACTATGAACTGTCACATCTGCCGACAGACGTTCCCCTGCATTTTGGAGTCGAATTCAATTTTGCCGGTCTCGCCGCCGGTGCCAGTGACCGATATTACTACAACCATCTCGGCAAGCAGCTGGGACAGTTGGAATCGAAACTGGATCTGGAAAAAATTGACCGCATCGGTCTCGTTGATGAATGGCTGGGGCTGGACGCTGCTCTGGATCTCTCCTCGCCTGCGAATATCTGGACCTTTCCGATTGAAACCATCAGCCAGTCGGAAGGTGGCTATGAACTCGTGCATCAAAGCTCGGTGGTGATTCCCCACTGGGAGTTTGTTGCCGACGAACAGGGACGCTGGTCTGTTACGATTACGCTTTCAATGGATACTTCAGCCGCGCAAGCAAAAGCACTCAGCGAAGCAGCCACTTCCGGAGCGTGA
- a CDS encoding galactose-1-phosphate uridylyltransferase: MSEIRTDPLTGYTTIFAPERAQRPIALSLDPTPSEITQEQLESDPFAEGKEDETTPELYAVRSAGTQPNQPGWQLRVVANKYPALTPYAVAACGSNHYGVHEVIVECPQFETQITRLGSSQFQEIFRAYRQRVATHREDPQLDYVIIFKNQGILGGASLGHAHSQLVASQMVPEAMQQELKAAQKHFAETGSSLFETLFQKQPNGVSGLVMSTPHFYVVCPYASRFAFETWIIPRTLNTHFDQSTDQELDDLSDLSRRLLLALEDILGSHDFNFVIQTPPFATSDQSGYTWSLRVYPRLAHLAGFELATNMYINPVFPEQAVEMLKKQLDS; the protein is encoded by the coding sequence ATGTCTGAGATCCGCACCGATCCTCTTACGGGTTATACCACCATCTTCGCACCGGAACGTGCACAACGTCCGATTGCGCTGTCTCTTGATCCGACTCCCTCTGAAATCACGCAAGAACAACTTGAGTCGGATCCGTTTGCCGAAGGCAAAGAAGACGAGACGACTCCCGAATTGTACGCCGTGCGTTCTGCCGGTACTCAACCCAACCAACCCGGTTGGCAGTTGCGGGTTGTCGCGAATAAATATCCCGCACTGACTCCCTATGCTGTCGCAGCCTGTGGTTCGAATCATTATGGCGTGCATGAAGTCATCGTCGAATGTCCGCAGTTTGAGACGCAGATCACGCGTCTGGGGTCATCCCAGTTTCAGGAGATCTTCCGTGCCTATCGACAGCGCGTTGCCACGCATCGCGAGGATCCTCAACTGGACTATGTGATCATTTTCAAAAACCAGGGGATTCTCGGCGGCGCTTCGTTAGGACACGCACACTCGCAACTTGTCGCCAGTCAGATGGTGCCAGAGGCCATGCAACAGGAACTCAAGGCCGCACAGAAACATTTCGCCGAGACGGGCAGCTCTCTGTTTGAAACATTATTTCAGAAACAGCCGAATGGCGTTTCAGGTCTGGTGATGTCGACTCCCCATTTTTACGTCGTCTGTCCCTATGCCAGCCGTTTCGCGTTCGAAACCTGGATTATTCCGCGCACACTCAACACCCACTTCGATCAATCCACCGATCAGGAACTGGATGATCTCAGCGACCTTAGTCGGCGTCTATTACTGGCTTTGGAAGACATCCTCGGCAGTCATGATTTCAACTTCGTCATCCAAACCCCGCCTTTCGCGACCAGCGATCAAAGCGGCTATACCTGGAGTCTGCGCGTCTATCCCCGGCTGGCACATCTGGCCGGCTTCGAGCTGGCGACGAACATGTATATCAATCCGGTCTTTCCCGAACAGGCAGTTGAAATGCTTAAAAAACAGCTTGATTCCTGA
- the glgA gene encoding glycogen synthase GlgA has protein sequence MKIVLASSEAIPFAKTGGLADVASALSKALAEAGHEVTLFMPYYPQLTAKRGLNPDDFEVCPEKVSITVGSKEVEAGLRKASFPESSVTVYLIDQPRYFDRPELYHESGRDYQDNCERFIFFSRSVLEFADKLGLSPDIIHANDWQTGLIPALLKIEYQDRPGFEKTASVFTIHNMAFQGQYWHWDMLLTGIDWKYFNRHQMEFFGQLNLLKTGIVFSDMITTVSPTYAQEIRTERFGYGLNGVLDTHADRLVGILNGVDPTEWNPEIDPNLAAHYNASTVTQGKPLCKAALQERMGLPQKPEVPLLGTISRMTDQKGFSLILDAAENLLATDVQMVFLGTGDPYHEASFTDLAKRFPNKVATYIGFDESLAHQIEAGLDIFLMPSQFEPCGLNQMYSLIYGTVPLVHEVGGLADSVVDASGENLENGTANGFSFWHFDSTVLYRQMRRAIDMYLDKPIWNQLQHTGMSKDWSWKQSAQNYLSVYQRAGSYRANNTESVSASHG, from the coding sequence ATGAAAATCGTTTTAGCGAGTTCCGAAGCGATTCCATTTGCAAAAACAGGTGGTTTGGCCGATGTCGCCTCGGCCCTCTCAAAAGCGCTGGCAGAAGCCGGGCATGAAGTCACTCTGTTTATGCCGTATTACCCTCAATTGACGGCGAAACGGGGATTGAATCCGGATGACTTTGAAGTCTGCCCGGAAAAGGTTTCGATTACCGTCGGCAGCAAGGAAGTCGAAGCCGGTCTGCGTAAAGCCAGCTTTCCCGAGTCCAGCGTCACCGTCTATCTGATTGATCAGCCCCGCTATTTTGATCGACCGGAACTGTATCACGAAAGCGGTCGCGATTATCAGGACAACTGCGAACGATTCATTTTCTTCAGCCGATCGGTGCTGGAGTTTGCCGACAAACTCGGTTTGAGCCCCGATATTATTCACGCGAATGACTGGCAGACCGGATTGATCCCCGCATTATTGAAAATTGAATATCAGGACCGCCCCGGTTTTGAAAAAACGGCTTCGGTGTTCACCATCCACAACATGGCCTTTCAAGGTCAATACTGGCATTGGGATATGCTGCTGACCGGCATCGACTGGAAATACTTCAATCGACATCAAATGGAATTCTTCGGTCAGCTCAACTTGTTGAAGACCGGCATCGTGTTTTCCGACATGATCACGACTGTCAGCCCGACGTATGCACAAGAAATTCGGACCGAACGCTTCGGCTACGGCTTGAACGGCGTTCTCGATACGCACGCTGATCGCCTGGTCGGCATTTTGAATGGGGTCGACCCGACAGAATGGAATCCTGAAATCGATCCGAATCTCGCAGCCCACTATAACGCGTCGACCGTCACACAAGGCAAGCCGCTCTGTAAAGCCGCCCTGCAGGAAAGGATGGGCTTGCCCCAAAAGCCGGAAGTCCCGCTGCTGGGAACTATTTCACGCATGACCGATCAGAAAGGGTTCTCTCTGATTCTGGACGCTGCCGAGAACCTGCTGGCGACGGATGTGCAAATGGTCTTTCTGGGAACCGGCGATCCCTATCACGAAGCCTCTTTTACCGATCTGGCAAAACGCTTTCCCAACAAAGTCGCGACCTACATCGGCTTCGATGAGAGTTTAGCCCATCAGATTGAAGCCGGCCTGGATATCTTTCTGATGCCCAGTCAGTTTGAGCCCTGTGGTTTAAACCAGATGTATAGCCTGATTTATGGAACCGTGCCGCTCGTGCATGAAGTGGGTGGACTCGCCGATTCGGTCGTCGATGCCTCGGGAGAGAACCTGGAAAACGGCACTGCCAACGGATTTTCCTTCTGGCATTTTGACTCAACCGTGTTGTATCGACAAATGCGTCGTGCGATCGACATGTACCTGGATAAACCGATCTGGAATCAACTGCAGCACACAGGCATGTCCAAAGACTGGTCCTGGAAACAGAGTGCGCAGAATTATCTCTCGGTCTATCAACGCGCCGGCAGCTACCGTGCCAATAATACCGAATCGGTTTCTGCCTCGCATGGATGA